A part of Pararoseomonas sp. SCSIO 73927 genomic DNA contains:
- a CDS encoding FAD-dependent monooxygenase encodes MMPNPDLAPEPPHPELAGELDVLVIGAGPAGGTLAAALATGGLSVAVLDAQALPPMELPAFDGRAYAIAAGSRNLLEAAGIWGLIPRDTSGEPCAITGIRVSDGRPGERPSRLHLHFDAQEMGMGATGEEAFGWMVEARALRVALNARLAALPGLSVLAPMTAALERRAEGVIARLSDGRTVRARLAVSAEGRNSSLRGGAGIGAARLDYRTHAIVCAIAHERPHRGTALEAFLPNGPFAQLPLSDADPAGEGERAQAAREGFPHASAIVWSERADLAPHFMAMGAEAFERELTRRMGDHLGRVRLVGGRWSYPLSALQAMRFVDTRLALVGDAAHGIHPIAGQGLNVGLRDVAALAELLVAAKRRGEDVGGPALLAAYQAARRPDSLVMLGATHALERLFGNDFAPVRIARRLGIAAVDRMPGLKGFFARRAMGMGGGAASALLTGRVVAG; translated from the coding sequence ATGATGCCGAACCCGGACCTGGCCCCCGAGCCTCCGCACCCCGAGCTGGCCGGGGAACTGGACGTGCTGGTGATCGGGGCGGGGCCGGCGGGGGGCACGCTGGCGGCGGCGCTGGCAACGGGGGGTCTCTCCGTCGCCGTGCTGGACGCGCAGGCGCTGCCGCCGATGGAGCTCCCGGCCTTCGACGGGCGGGCCTACGCCATCGCCGCGGGAAGCCGGAACCTGCTGGAGGCGGCGGGGATCTGGGGGCTGATCCCCCGCGACACCTCTGGCGAGCCCTGCGCGATCACGGGGATCCGGGTGAGCGACGGGCGGCCGGGGGAGCGGCCTTCCCGGCTGCACCTGCACTTCGACGCCCAGGAGATGGGAATGGGGGCGACGGGTGAGGAGGCCTTCGGCTGGATGGTGGAGGCCCGCGCCCTGCGGGTGGCGCTGAACGCGCGGCTGGCGGCGCTGCCCGGCCTCTCCGTGCTGGCGCCGATGACGGCGGCGCTGGAGCGGCGGGCGGAGGGGGTGATCGCGCGGCTCTCCGACGGGCGGACGGTGCGGGCGCGGCTGGCGGTCTCGGCGGAGGGGCGGAACAGCAGCCTGCGGGGAGGCGCCGGGATCGGCGCGGCACGGCTGGACTACCGCACGCACGCCATCGTTTGCGCCATCGCGCATGAGCGTCCGCACCGGGGAACGGCGCTGGAGGCCTTCCTGCCGAACGGGCCCTTCGCGCAGCTGCCGCTCTCCGACGCCGACCCGGCGGGGGAAGGAGAGCGGGCGCAGGCGGCGCGCGAGGGATTCCCGCACGCCTCCGCCATCGTGTGGTCCGAGCGGGCGGACCTGGCGCCGCACTTCATGGCGATGGGGGCGGAGGCCTTCGAGCGGGAGCTGACGCGGCGGATGGGCGACCATCTCGGGCGCGTGCGGCTGGTGGGGGGGCGGTGGTCCTACCCGCTCTCCGCCCTGCAGGCGATGCGCTTCGTGGACACGCGGCTGGCGCTGGTGGGGGATGCGGCGCACGGCATCCACCCCATCGCCGGGCAGGGGCTGAACGTGGGGCTGCGGGACGTGGCGGCGCTGGCCGAGCTGCTGGTGGCGGCGAAGCGGCGGGGCGAGGATGTGGGCGGGCCGGCGCTGCTGGCGGCCTACCAGGCGGCGCGGCGGCCGGACTCCCTGGTGATGCTGGGGGCCACCCACGCGCTGGAGCGGCTGTTCGGGAACGACTTCGCGCCGGTGCGGATCGCCCGGCGGCTGGGGATCGCGGCGGTGGACCGGATGCCCGGGCTGAAGGGGTTCTTCGCGCGGCGGGCGATGGGAATGGGGGGCGGGGCGGCCTCCGCGCTGCTGACCGGGCGGGTTGTAGCGGGGTAG
- a CDS encoding alkaline phosphatase, which yields MSESTPPVARNVIFLLPDGFGPAADTGYRWFKGEGAEDPVWSDYLRVQVHTESANNPVTDSAASATAYATGVKTFNGGVGVDAEGNPVTSVLDIASAAGKATGIVSTAAIWDASPAAFAASNANRSNAGAITQEYIDNGDLDVILGGGRAAFELDADGDNRTTLQEAQDAGFDLVQTGAELSGYGGDKLLGLFNDEDMVAPIGGGAPGERPNGEPSLAEMMEAALGVLGNDEDGFFLFVEEEGTDTWGHANDAGTVFNSAASFEKAWQVALDYVAAHPDTLIVSVADHETGGMTLELGNDRLPSIYQDFQATYEAMGTAVLAAVDALGEDADQAAVVGAVNAVVSDLTGGTVTLTGTEIGTILGAEDEDAAYAALAAVLNARGGIDFTTTGHTAVDVPLYATGAGAELFNGVIDNTAVAELVARAMGLSLTEEPDDGTIRGTPGDDDLTGTRDDDVVEAGAGNDRVAGRAGDDAVNGGAGDDRLDGGAGDDRLAGNVGADRMTGGAGDDHLRGDDGDDRIAGGADDDRLMGGEGDDRLTGNDGDDRLLADAGADRLDGGAGDDRLTGGEGDDRMTGGDGDDVFIFAAGSGSDRVTDFVGGEDRIVFEGGLFADFEALLEASESVGDDLIVSYGEGDQLRIDSYALSASSESDFRLV from the coding sequence ATGTCCGAGAGCACCCCGCCCGTCGCCAGGAACGTCATCTTCCTTCTGCCCGACGGCTTCGGCCCGGCCGCCGACACCGGCTACCGCTGGTTCAAGGGCGAGGGCGCCGAAGACCCCGTCTGGTCCGACTACCTCAGGGTCCAGGTGCACACGGAATCCGCGAACAACCCCGTCACCGATTCCGCCGCCTCCGCCACCGCCTACGCCACCGGCGTGAAGACCTTCAACGGCGGCGTCGGCGTGGACGCCGAGGGCAACCCGGTCACCTCCGTGCTCGACATCGCCAGCGCCGCGGGCAAGGCCACGGGCATCGTCAGCACCGCCGCCATCTGGGACGCCTCCCCGGCCGCCTTCGCCGCGAGCAACGCCAACCGCAGCAACGCCGGCGCGATCACCCAGGAGTACATCGACAACGGCGACCTCGACGTCATCCTCGGCGGCGGCCGCGCGGCCTTCGAGCTGGACGCCGACGGCGACAACAGGACCACGCTGCAGGAGGCCCAGGACGCCGGCTTCGACCTCGTGCAGACCGGCGCCGAGCTCTCGGGCTACGGCGGCGACAAGCTGCTCGGCCTGTTCAACGACGAGGACATGGTGGCCCCGATCGGCGGCGGCGCGCCCGGCGAGCGGCCGAACGGCGAGCCGTCGCTCGCGGAGATGATGGAGGCGGCGCTCGGCGTCCTGGGGAACGACGAGGACGGCTTCTTCCTCTTCGTCGAGGAGGAGGGCACCGACACCTGGGGCCACGCCAACGACGCCGGCACCGTGTTCAACTCCGCCGCCTCCTTCGAGAAGGCCTGGCAGGTCGCGCTCGACTACGTCGCGGCCCACCCGGACACGCTGATCGTCTCGGTCGCCGACCACGAGACGGGCGGCATGACGCTGGAGCTCGGCAACGACCGGCTGCCCTCCATCTACCAGGACTTCCAGGCCACCTACGAGGCGATGGGCACCGCCGTCCTCGCGGCCGTGGACGCGCTGGGCGAGGATGCAGACCAGGCCGCCGTCGTCGGGGCCGTGAACGCGGTCGTCTCCGACCTCACCGGCGGGACCGTCACCCTCACCGGCACCGAGATCGGCACGATCCTCGGCGCCGAGGACGAGGACGCTGCCTACGCGGCCCTCGCCGCGGTGCTGAACGCGCGCGGCGGCATCGACTTCACCACCACCGGCCACACCGCGGTGGACGTCCCGCTCTACGCCACCGGGGCGGGGGCGGAGCTGTTCAACGGCGTGATCGACAACACGGCGGTGGCGGAACTGGTCGCCCGGGCCATGGGGCTGTCCCTGACCGAGGAGCCGGACGACGGCACCATCCGCGGCACCCCGGGCGACGACGACCTCACCGGCACCCGTGATGACGACGTCGTCGAGGCCGGGGCGGGCAACGACCGCGTCGCCGGGCGCGCGGGCGACGACGCGGTGAACGGCGGTGCCGGGGACGACCGCCTGGACGGCGGGGCCGGCGACGACCGGCTGGCCGGCAATGTCGGCGCCGACCGCATGACCGGCGGTGCCGGGGACGACCACCTCCGCGGCGACGACGGGGACGACCGGATCGCCGGCGGGGCCGACGACGATCGCCTCATGGGCGGCGAGGGCGACGACCGCCTGACCGGCAACGACGGGGATGACCGCCTCCTCGCGGATGCGGGGGCGGACCGGCTGGACGGCGGCGCGGGCGACGACCGCCTGACGGGCGGGGAGGGCGACGACCGGATGACGGGCGGCGACGGGGACGACGTCTTCATCTTCGCCGCGGGCTCCGGCTCGGACCGCGTGACGGACTTCGTCGGCGGCGAGGACAGGATCGTCTTCGAGGGCGGCCTTTTCGCCGACTTCGAAGCCCTGCTGGAGGCGAGCGAGAGCGTCGGCGACGACCTGATCGTGTCCTACGGCGAGGGCGATCAGCTCCGCATCGACAGCTACGCGCTGAGCGCCAGCAGCGAGAGCGACTTCCGCCTCGTCTGA
- a CDS encoding class I SAM-dependent methyltransferase, whose amino-acid sequence MSDPVALCLAGRLSPEVALARLLLAGTPPEGIPAQLAPHEAPGNPAWDRLQALAARGEALQSLATMLREAEVDHDPADTTPEAAVATIAKVFDRAVARAPEASVAAYSLNDPAILAAATDEILSWLRSETLIAPDKDVLDLGCGIGRVAAALAPLCLSVLGLDVSQGMVDEARRRHGNLPNLRFATTPGTGLADQPGGAFDLVLAVDSFPYLVQAGIAERHMEDAARLLRPGGALVILNLSYRNDPAADRADAASWAARGGWHLAANGTDAFTLWDGRVFLFRRP is encoded by the coding sequence ATGAGCGACCCCGTCGCCCTCTGCCTCGCCGGCCGCCTCTCCCCGGAGGTGGCCCTCGCCCGCCTCCTGCTCGCCGGCACCCCGCCCGAAGGGATCCCCGCCCAGCTCGCCCCGCACGAAGCGCCCGGGAATCCCGCCTGGGACCGCCTGCAGGCCCTCGCCGCCCGAGGCGAGGCGCTGCAGTCCCTCGCCACGATGCTCCGCGAGGCCGAGGTGGACCACGACCCGGCGGACACCACCCCCGAGGCCGCGGTCGCCACCATTGCGAAGGTCTTCGACCGCGCCGTCGCCCGCGCGCCGGAGGCCAGCGTCGCCGCCTATTCTCTGAACGACCCCGCCATCCTCGCCGCCGCGACGGACGAGATCCTGTCCTGGCTCCGATCCGAAACCCTGATCGCCCCGGACAAGGACGTCCTCGACCTCGGCTGCGGCATCGGCCGCGTCGCCGCCGCCCTCGCCCCCCTCTGCCTTAGCGTCCTCGGCCTCGACGTCTCGCAGGGCATGGTGGACGAGGCCCGCCGCCGCCACGGCAACCTCCCCAACCTCCGCTTCGCCACCACCCCCGGCACCGGCCTCGCGGACCAGCCCGGCGGCGCCTTCGACCTGGTCCTCGCCGTGGACAGCTTCCCCTACCTCGTCCAGGCCGGCATCGCCGAACGGCATATGGAGGATGCCGCCCGCCTCCTCCGCCCCGGCGGCGCCCTCGTGATCCTGAACCTCTCCTACCGCAACGACCCCGCGGCCGACCGCGCCGACGCCGCGAGCTGGGCCGCAAGGGGCGGCTGGCACCTCGCCGCCAACGGCACAGACGCCTTCACCCTCTGGGACGGCCGCGTTTTCCTGTTCCGCAGGCCCTGA
- a CDS encoding GNAT family N-acetyltransferase, with translation MRHDLITTNEAIPALREEWDALWRRAGARPFQAPAWLLPWWSVFGTRHPRIATLRDGGGTLRALLPLYRLEENGTAKLLPMGVGITDYTDALLDPEAPPDAVTHLLATALANETGPCDLPDLPPDAALLAAAPPEGWRAETWSGEPCPVLALPDSVEALRGPVPSNTLRKLRMSRHRAERAGGWSATTARLDEVPALWERLVALHQSRWTRKGEKGGVLADPSVLAFHRAALPELQAAGALRLHALKIGGEIAAVFHTLAGPGRLHLYIGGFDEARAFESPGTLLLGHLIESAVTEGLREIHFLRGAEPYKYAWGAGDRVNTGRRLTRA, from the coding sequence ATGCGCCACGACCTGATCACCACGAACGAGGCCATCCCCGCCCTCCGCGAGGAGTGGGACGCCCTCTGGCGCCGCGCCGGCGCCCGCCCCTTCCAGGCTCCCGCCTGGCTCCTCCCGTGGTGGAGCGTCTTCGGCACCCGCCACCCCCGCATCGCCACCCTGCGCGACGGCGGCGGCACCCTCCGCGCCCTCCTCCCCCTCTATCGCCTGGAGGAGAACGGCACCGCCAAGCTCCTCCCCATGGGCGTCGGCATCACCGACTACACCGATGCCCTGCTCGACCCCGAAGCCCCGCCGGATGCCGTCACCCACCTCCTCGCCACCGCCCTGGCGAACGAGACGGGCCCCTGCGACCTCCCCGACCTCCCCCCCGACGCCGCCCTCCTCGCCGCCGCCCCGCCCGAGGGCTGGCGCGCTGAGACCTGGTCCGGCGAGCCCTGCCCCGTCCTCGCCCTCCCTGACAGCGTCGAGGCCCTGCGCGGCCCCGTCCCCTCCAACACCCTCCGCAAGCTCCGCATGTCCCGCCACCGCGCCGAGCGCGCCGGGGGCTGGTCCGCCACCACGGCCAGGCTCGACGAAGTCCCCGCCCTCTGGGAACGCCTCGTCGCCCTTCACCAGTCCCGCTGGACACGAAAGGGGGAAAAGGGCGGCGTGCTCGCCGACCCGTCCGTCCTCGCCTTCCACCGCGCCGCCCTGCCCGAGCTCCAGGCCGCCGGCGCCCTCCGCCTCCACGCCCTGAAGATCGGCGGGGAGATCGCGGCGGTCTTCCACACCCTCGCTGGCCCCGGCCGCCTGCACCTCTACATCGGCGGCTTCGACGAGGCCCGTGCCTTCGAGAGCCCCGGCACCCTCCTCCTCGGCCACCTCATCGAGTCCGCCGTGACGGAGGGCCTGCGCGAGATCCACTTCCTGCGCGGCGCCGAGCCCTACAAATATGCCTGGGGCGCGGGGGACCGCGTGAACACCGGGCGCCGCCTGACGCGCGCATGA
- a CDS encoding glycosyltransferase, whose amino-acid sequence MTLTILSVAYPLAPVGPDSVGGAEQVLSTLDHALHAAGHRSIVIAQEGSATAGRLRPIPPPVGPLDEAAIARAQRATAEAIAATLAEERVDAVHMHGIDFHAYLPPPGPPVLATLHLPPGWYTAPALAPVRPRTWLHAVSAAQHAALPPGCTAVLPPIPNGVPVDELAAARHAPRTYALTLGRICEEKGQHHALEAAHRAGIPLLIGGAVFPYPAHEAFFADRIQPRLDERRRFLGPLAFARKRRLLAAASCLLVPSTAPETSSLVAMEAAACGTPVIAFRSGALPEVVEHGATGLLVNDAAEMADAIPLTATLDREAIRATARARFSRTRMAADYIALYRQLCATT is encoded by the coding sequence ATGACCCTCACGATCCTCTCCGTCGCCTACCCCCTCGCCCCCGTCGGCCCCGATTCCGTCGGCGGCGCGGAACAGGTCCTCTCCACCCTGGACCACGCCCTCCACGCCGCCGGCCACCGCTCCATCGTCATCGCGCAGGAGGGCTCGGCCACCGCCGGCCGGCTCCGCCCGATCCCCCCTCCGGTCGGCCCGCTGGACGAGGCCGCCATCGCCCGCGCCCAGCGCGCCACCGCCGAGGCCATCGCCGCCACGTTGGCGGAGGAGCGGGTGGACGCGGTCCACATGCACGGCATCGATTTCCACGCCTACCTCCCGCCCCCCGGCCCGCCGGTCCTCGCCACGCTGCATCTGCCGCCGGGCTGGTACACCGCCCCCGCCCTCGCCCCCGTGCGCCCGCGCACCTGGCTCCACGCCGTCTCCGCCGCCCAGCACGCCGCCCTGCCGCCGGGCTGCACCGCCGTCCTCCCCCCCATCCCGAACGGCGTCCCGGTGGACGAACTGGCCGCCGCCCGCCACGCCCCCCGGACCTACGCCCTCACCCTCGGCCGCATCTGCGAGGAAAAGGGCCAGCACCACGCGCTGGAAGCCGCCCACCGCGCCGGCATCCCCCTCCTCATCGGCGGCGCTGTCTTCCCCTACCCCGCCCACGAGGCCTTCTTCGCGGACAGGATCCAGCCCCGCCTGGACGAACGCCGCCGCTTCCTCGGCCCCCTCGCCTTTGCGCGGAAGCGTCGCCTGCTGGCCGCCGCAAGCTGCCTCCTGGTCCCCAGCACCGCGCCCGAGACCAGCTCCCTCGTCGCCATGGAGGCCGCGGCCTGCGGCACCCCCGTCATCGCCTTCCGCTCCGGCGCCCTGCCCGAAGTCGTGGAGCACGGCGCCACCGGCCTCCTCGTGAACGACGCCGCCGAGATGGCCGACGCCATTCCCCTCACCGCAACCCTGGACCGCGAAGCGATTCGCGCCACCGCCCGCGCCCGCTTCTCCCGCACCCGCATGGCCGCCGATTACATCGCCCTCTACAGACAGCTATGCGCCACGACCTGA
- a CDS encoding PIG-L family deacetylase: MEAPAALVIAHPDDETLAAGAVLPLFRNLLIVQVTDGAPRNLADANAAGFATAGTYAEARAHELQAALSIGGVHAQRTTLGAADQGAAHAMPELARALAAVLQEHGAQAILTHAYEGGHPDHDATALITAAAARLAGIETLVEFPLYHAAEQGWALATFLPGPEATTLDLTPEERARKRAMLAAFTTQRSTLAQFPVAQERFRPAPAHDFTAPPHPGQPLYERHGWGLDFPRWQALAAAARDALAE; encoded by the coding sequence GTGGAGGCGCCGGCGGCTCTCGTCATCGCGCATCCCGATGACGAGACCCTGGCCGCCGGCGCCGTCCTCCCCCTCTTCCGCAACCTCCTCATCGTGCAGGTGACGGACGGTGCCCCGCGAAACCTCGCGGACGCCAACGCCGCCGGCTTCGCCACCGCCGGGACCTACGCCGAGGCCCGCGCCCACGAACTGCAAGCGGCCCTCTCCATCGGCGGCGTCCACGCACAGCGCACCACCCTCGGCGCCGCCGACCAGGGCGCCGCCCACGCCATGCCCGAACTCGCCCGCGCCCTCGCGGCGGTGCTGCAAGAGCACGGCGCACAGGCCATCCTCACCCACGCCTACGAGGGCGGCCACCCCGACCACGACGCCACCGCCCTCATCACCGCCGCCGCCGCGCGCCTCGCCGGCATCGAGACCCTCGTCGAGTTCCCGCTCTACCACGCCGCCGAGCAGGGCTGGGCCCTCGCCACCTTCCTCCCCGGCCCGGAAGCGACCACCCTCGACCTCACGCCGGAGGAACGGGCCCGCAAGCGCGCCATGCTCGCCGCCTTCACCACGCAGCGATCCACCCTCGCGCAATTCCCCGTCGCGCAGGAACGCTTCCGCCCCGCCCCCGCCCACGATTTCACCGCCCCGCCCCACCCCGGCCAGCCCCTCTATGAGCGCCACGGCTGGGGCCTCGACTTCCCCCGCTGGCAGGCCCTCGCCGCCGCCGCACGCGACGCCCTCGCGGAATGA
- a CDS encoding TIGR04290 family methyltransferase has product MTNWTPESIAARAAELGPWFHNLDLRGVRTAPDHFLGDYPANKFRNFAHVIPADLTGRTVLDIGCNGGFYSMEMKRRGAARVLGIDFDEDYLAQARFAAEVEGLDIEFRRLSVYDVARLGERFDVVVFMGVLYHLRHPLLALDLIFEHVAGDLLLYQSLQRGSEEIAPIPPNPPFTETAIFDEPGYPKLHFIEGEYSNDFTNWWAPNRAASAAMLRSAGFTIEAEPEPEVFLCRRAKRDQSFYGAVYPARGPEDEEGGGTAPTAPDSTT; this is encoded by the coding sequence ATGACCAACTGGACACCGGAATCCATTGCCGCCCGCGCGGCCGAGCTCGGTCCCTGGTTCCACAACCTGGACCTGAGGGGCGTCCGCACCGCGCCCGACCACTTCCTAGGCGACTACCCCGCCAACAAGTTCCGCAACTTCGCCCACGTCATCCCCGCCGACCTCACGGGCAGGACCGTGCTCGACATCGGCTGCAACGGCGGCTTCTACTCCATGGAGATGAAGCGCCGCGGGGCGGCCCGCGTGCTCGGCATCGACTTCGACGAGGACTACCTCGCGCAGGCCCGCTTCGCCGCTGAGGTTGAGGGCCTCGACATCGAGTTCCGCCGCCTCTCCGTCTACGACGTCGCCCGCCTCGGCGAGCGCTTCGACGTGGTGGTGTTCATGGGCGTGCTCTACCACCTCCGCCACCCGCTGCTGGCGCTCGACCTCATCTTCGAGCACGTCGCGGGCGACCTGCTGCTCTACCAGTCCCTCCAGCGAGGCAGCGAGGAGATCGCGCCCATCCCGCCCAACCCGCCCTTCACCGAGACCGCCATCTTCGACGAGCCCGGCTACCCCAAGCTGCACTTCATCGAGGGCGAGTACTCCAACGACTTCACCAACTGGTGGGCCCCGAACCGCGCCGCCTCCGCCGCCATGCTCCGTTCCGCCGGCTTCACCATCGAGGCCGAGCCGGAGCCGGAGGTCTTCCTCTGCCGCCGGGCCAAGCGCGACCAGTCCTTCTACGGCGCCGTCTATCCCGCCCGCGGCCCGGAGGACGAGGAAGGCGGCGGCACCGCGCCCACCGCCCCGGACAGCACCACCTGA
- a CDS encoding sugar phosphate nucleotidyltransferase, translating into MTKTWGIIPAAGQGTRIQPLAFSKELLPVGSRMDENGTERPRAVSEHLVERMVLGGADRILFVISPLKSDILRYYGARYGTADIAYAVQERAAGLCDAIFRAVPFVRDDECVIIGLPDTVWFPADALRRLPDDRLAFLLFPVENPALFDAVDTDEEGRVREIQVKRPDAATHWIWGAFKMPGHVFRALHALWEARERQDEYIGTLVNAWIARGNAAWGVRAGTSYVDTGTLNGYRDASRLLDVPQRADQQAGESA; encoded by the coding sequence ATGACGAAGACCTGGGGCATCATCCCCGCCGCCGGCCAGGGCACGCGCATTCAGCCGCTGGCCTTCTCGAAGGAGCTGCTCCCTGTCGGCAGCCGCATGGACGAGAACGGCACGGAGCGCCCGCGCGCGGTCAGCGAGCACCTGGTGGAGCGCATGGTGCTCGGCGGCGCCGACCGCATCCTCTTCGTCATCTCGCCGCTGAAGTCGGACATCCTTCGCTACTACGGCGCCCGCTACGGCACGGCGGACATCGCCTACGCGGTGCAGGAGCGCGCGGCGGGCCTCTGCGACGCCATCTTCCGCGCGGTACCTTTCGTGCGCGACGACGAGTGCGTCATCATCGGCCTGCCCGACACCGTGTGGTTCCCCGCGGATGCCCTGCGCCGCCTGCCGGACGACCGTCTCGCCTTCCTCCTCTTCCCCGTGGAGAACCCCGCGCTCTTCGACGCCGTGGACACGGATGAGGAGGGCCGCGTGCGGGAGATCCAGGTGAAGCGCCCGGACGCCGCCACGCACTGGATCTGGGGCGCCTTCAAGATGCCCGGCCACGTGTTCCGCGCGCTGCACGCGCTCTGGGAAGCGCGCGAGCGGCAGGACGAGTACATCGGCACCCTCGTCAACGCCTGGATTGCGCGTGGCAACGCCGCCTGGGGCGTGCGCGCGGGGACCAGCTACGTGGACACCGGCACGCTGAACGGCTACCGCGACGCCTCCCGCCTCCTCGACGTGCCCCAAAGAGCGGATCAGCAGGCCGGAGAATCCGCATGA
- a CDS encoding glycosyltransferase, translating into MRLVVFGLAVSSSWGNGHAALWRALIAALLAEGHRVTFFERDVPYYAENRDLHALPEGGELVLYKDWAEALPKARRALAECDAGMVTSYCPDAGAATALLMESRALRVFYDLDTPVTLARLDAGEDVGYIGPEGLGGFDLVLSYTGGAALDALRTRLGARRVAPLYGSADPTIHAPAPAPADRYALSYLGTYAEDRQAALETLFLAPARQRPESRFVIGGAQYPQDFPWGKNIWFRRHLPPPEHAAFYAGSRLTLNITRAAMAASGWCPSGRLFEAAACNVALLSDNWDGLDTFFEPGREILIASTTEEALAALDLSDEAVATIARRGRERCLAEHTATRRAREMVEAIEAASSPALSRA; encoded by the coding sequence ATGAGGCTCGTCGTCTTCGGCCTCGCCGTGTCCTCCTCCTGGGGCAACGGCCACGCGGCGCTCTGGCGCGCCCTCATTGCCGCCCTGCTGGCCGAAGGCCACCGCGTCACCTTCTTCGAGCGCGACGTCCCCTACTACGCGGAGAACCGCGACCTCCACGCACTGCCTGAGGGCGGCGAGCTCGTCCTCTACAAGGACTGGGCCGAGGCGCTTCCGAAGGCCCGCCGCGCCCTCGCCGAGTGCGACGCGGGCATGGTCACCTCCTACTGCCCGGACGCGGGGGCCGCGACCGCCCTGCTCATGGAATCCCGCGCCCTCCGAGTCTTCTACGACCTCGACACCCCCGTCACCCTCGCCCGCCTCGATGCGGGGGAGGACGTCGGCTATATCGGCCCCGAGGGCCTGGGCGGCTTCGACCTCGTCCTCTCCTACACCGGCGGCGCCGCGCTGGACGCGCTCCGCACCCGCCTCGGCGCCCGCCGCGTCGCCCCCCTCTACGGCTCCGCCGACCCCACCATCCACGCCCCCGCGCCCGCCCCCGCGGACCGCTACGCCCTCTCCTACCTCGGCACCTACGCCGAGGACCGCCAGGCCGCCCTCGAAACCCTCTTCCTCGCCCCCGCGCGCCAGCGCCCGGAGTCCCGCTTCGTCATCGGCGGTGCCCAGTACCCGCAGGACTTTCCCTGGGGGAAAAACATCTGGTTCCGCCGCCACCTCCCCCCGCCCGAGCACGCGGCGTTCTACGCCGGCTCCCGCCTCACCCTGAACATCACCCGCGCCGCCATGGCCGCCTCCGGCTGGTGCCCCTCCGGCCGCCTCTTCGAGGCCGCCGCCTGCAACGTCGCCCTCCTCTCCGACAATTGGGACGGCCTCGACACCTTCTTCGAGCCCGGCCGCGAGATCCTCATCGCCTCGACCACCGAGGAAGCCCTCGCCGCCCTCGACCTCTCCGACGAGGCGGTCGCCACCATCGCCCGCCGCGGCCGGGAGCGCTGCCTCGCCGAGCACACCGCCACCCGGCGCGCGCGCGAGATGGTCGAAGCGATCGAAGCCGCCTCCTCCCCGGCCCTCTCCCGCGCATGA